The nucleotide window ATCCGGCGCAGGTGTCCGATGCTGAGGCGTCTGGTGGCCAGCCCCTTCATCAGCGGCACCGCCCGGCGTTTGAGCACGCCGGAGTTGATGTAGGCCGAACCGTAGAGGCTGGCGAATTCCTTGTAGAACTCACGGGGCTCGAGCCTGGTTGGCAGCACCGAATGCAGGAAGTCATACATCTCGCAATTCTTGGTGAGGATATTGTTCTCGATCTCCTTGAACAGGTTCGTGCCCGGCAGCGGCGTCAACACGGTGAACTGCGGGACGGAGATATGATGTCGGGCTATGTATTCGCGCAACCGCGAGAACTCCTTGTGGCCGTAGTCGGGATTGACGATGAAAGCGCTCGTGACCGAGATGTCGTGTTCGTGGACTATCCGCAGCGCCTCTTCGTTCGTCTGTACGGAATTCTTCTTGTTGACCGCTTTGAGCTCCTCTTCATTCAGGCTCTCGAAACCAATAAAGACGTGGTGCAGCCCGATCTCCCGCCATTGGGAGACGATCTCGGGATGTTTCACGATCGTATCACTCCGCGCCTGGAAGGAATAAATCTTGGCAATGCCGCGCTCCTTTATGATCTCCGCGATCCTCGAGGCGCGTTTGACGCTCAGCAGGAAATTGTCATCCGTGATGAGCACATATTTTTCTCTCAGGTTGCTGAGCTCGTCAGCGACGCGTTCGGGGCTCTTGGTGGTGCAGCGCCCATGGAAGAACGTCCAGACGCTGCAGAAATTACAGCGGTGGGGGCAGCCGCGCGCAGTTTCAAGCGTGGCCAGCGGCTTCCAGAAATTAAAGAAGTAACGGCCGCGGCCCTTGCCGGTCACAAGCTCTCGGGCCGGGAACGGCAGTTCGTCCAGATCTTTGGTTCTCTCCCGCTGGCCGGTGAAGACCTGCCCGCCCTCCGTATTGAGCACCAGCCCTGGCACGCCGTGAAGGTCGATGCCGCCCTCAAGGGCGGCGATCAGCTCCCGGCCGCCGGATTCGCCCTCGCCCACGACTATGCAGTCGATGGCGGGATCCTCGAAATCGGGCGGATTGAGCGAGGCATGAAGCCCGCCCACGAAAATGAAGGGAACGCCGCTGGTCCTGCAGGTCTTGGCTATGCGGCGGGTCCGGTAGACATCGATGGTGAAGCTGCAGCTGATGCCGACGGCGTCCGGACGAAAATCGGATATGGCCCGTTCCAGCTTGTCATCGACGCGCATATCCTGGATGCGGACTTCATGACTGGGAAGCAGGGCGCCGGCGACCATTTCGAGACCGAGAGGTTCCACGAATGCAATCTTGTTGAAGCCGGGTTTTCCAAACTGCGGCGGTTGTACCAGCAGAATTTTCACGGTCGGAATCTCCTGATCACGCATCACGATTTGCCCCTGAAAATCTGAAAGCATCCTAGTCCATTGGCACCCCGGATGCAATTGCGGTGCCGATGACTTCCTTATTTTCCCGCTGGATGACAAAGCGGATCGCCAGCAGCAAAAGGATATAGAAAATGAACCCGGGAACGGCGCCGAATTCGTCTTTGTAGAACAGGAACAACTGTCCCAGGAAGAGCTGCACCAGGATCGACCGTTCGAACATGTTGTAAGCCCTGAGCCTTGAGCGCCTCAGCAGGAAGACCCCCCAGGCGATATAGATCGCGGAGATGATGTTGGAGGCCAGGATCGCCCAGTCGGAGAAGCCAAATGATTCCAGCTGGTCGAGCACCGCGCCCAGGTCGAACATCAGCGTCAGGACCACGCTCACCGAACCCACGAACTGGATGATGAAGAACGCGGCGATCGCCTTGGTGAACCAGCTCTTGCAGGCGAGGTTGCGGTATTGCCGGTAGAAACCGTCCCGCCAGCGGACAAAAAGGCCGAGCTGGCCCTCGGTGTCAGGTTTGAAGTTATTCATGACCTGCTTGAGCTCGCGTACCAGCGGATCGTTCGAATCGCTATTTCCCAGCGTGAAGAGGATCAGTTTTTTTTCTTCTTCAGTCGCCTTGCCGATGGGGATCTCCCGCATCTCGTTGATGGAGTTCACCAGGTACTCGGTCTGCGAATAGTGTGAAGAGGTAAGCACCCAGCGGGCGGCCATGTAGAGGAAGATGAAGACCGTGTACATGATAGCCACGGAAGGCTGGAAGAAATAGTCGTTGTCCTGGGTGACGAACTTGCCTACTTCATCGATGAAAAGGCCAAAGCCGATGCCGCCGGCAAAGACGCCGAAGGCCTCGAGCGATTTGCCCACGAAAGTGAAGAGGACGATCATGCCTACGGCCATGAGCAGTCCGCCCCAGAGCACGTGAGCGATGTGCAGTGTGCTGCTGCCCACCTGCGGATAGCCCGTGATTTCGAGAAAGAGCCTGACCGTCAGGATAGTCACGATCGCCGAGAGCAGCCACAGCTCCAGCCGGTCCATACCCCGGACGTTGCGGTTTATATGCCTGCGGATATTCAGCTTGCTGATTCTGGACATCGTTGTTTAATCTTCTGCGGGTGAGGCGGCCGACCTGCAAACTCCCCCGGTCAAGGGGCGGCCGCGAGGCGAGCTTGTCAAAAATCGGATAAGGTTATCCTGGCAATGAGAACCCAAGACATAACTTCAGACATCGCTTCGATTCAGGGCATCTCCGAGCAGGGGGCCGCAGAGAGGCTGGCCGCGGAGGGGTACAACGAACTTCCCTCATCCACAAGGCGCGGGATTCTCAATATCGCCTTCGACGTCGTTCGCGAGCCCATGTTCATCCTGCTGATCGCCGCCGGCGTTCTGTATCTGCTGCTGGGCGACCTGGAAGAAGCCCTGCTGCTGTTGCTGTTCGTCTTCGTGATCATGGGCATCACACTATACCAGGAGCGCAAGAGCGAACATGCCCTTGAAGCGCTGAGGGACCTCTCCAGCCCCCGCGCCCGGGTCATCCGCGACGGCGTGGTCAAGCGCATCGCCGGCCGCGAGGTGGTCAGGGAAGACACCCTGGTCGTGGAAGAGGGCGACCGCATCCCGGCCGACGCCATCCTTTCCTCCTGCATCAACCTGTCGGTGGACGAGTCGCTGCTGACCGGCGAATCGATCCCGGTGGCCAAGTGCGCCGGCGAGGGCGAGACCGAGATGGAGATTCCGGGAGGCGACGGCCGTCCCTTCATCTACTCTGGTACGCTTGCGGTGCAGGGGCGCGGCATCGCCAGGGTCATATCCACGGGTGGAAGCACTGAGATGGGCCGCATCGGCAAGGCGCTGGAGGCGGTCGAGCCCGAGGAGACGCTGCTGCAGAAGGAGACGCGCCGCCTGGTTCGCAACCTGGCGATCATCGGCCTGTCACTCTGCGCGCTGGTGGCCGTGCTATATGGCGCCACTCGCGGCGACTGGCTCGGCGGCCTGCTGGCGGGGATAACGCTGGCGATGGCTACGCTTCCGGAGGAGTTTCCCGTGGTGCTCACCGTGTTCCTGGCGCTGGGAGCCTGGAGGATCTCCCGCAACCATGTTCTGACCAGGCGCACGCCCGCGATCGAGACCCTGGGCGCGGCCACGACCCTGGCGGTCGACAAGACCGGCACCCTGACGCTCAACCAGATGTCGGTCAGCAAACTCTTTGCCGGCGGTTCTTTCCTCGACCTCAAGGACGGCGGCGATGGGGATGCGGAAAAGAGTGGCACGAACGAGTCAGGTCCTGCGCAAACGGACGGCGTCTCAGTGCTTCCCGATGAATTCCACGAACTGATCGAGTACGGCATCCTCGCCAGTCAGAAAGACCCGTTCGATCCCATGGAAAAGGCGATAAGACAAATGGGCGAGCACAAGCTTGCCCGCACGGAACATCTGCATGACAACTGGGCGCTGGTTCATTCTTATCACCTTTCGGAAAAGCTGCTGGCGCTTTCGCACGTCTGGCAGTCGCGGGAGGACGAGGAATACGTCATCGCCGCCAAGGGGGCTCCGGAGGCGATAGCCGATCTGTGCCATTTCAGCGCCGGGCAGATGCGTGATATGGAGACGCAGATCGGGCGCATGGCCGAAGAAGGGCTGCGCGTCCTGGGAGTCGCCCGCGCCCGCTTCCGCCACACGGATCTGCCGGAAGAGCAACACGATTTCGAATTTGAGTTCATGGGCCTGCTGGGTCTGTCGGATCCGCTGAGGCCGATGGTGCCGAAGGCCATCCAGGAGTGTTACACGGCTGGAGTGCGCGTGGTTATGATCACCGGGGATTATCCCGGCACCGCCCGGAACATCGCCCGCCAGATCGGTCTTCATCATGACGAGAACATCATTACCGGCCCGGAGCTCGGCAGTCTCGACGACGATGAGCTGGCGCGTCGGGTACGTGACACCAACATTTTCGCGCGCGTGGCGCCCGAGCAGAAACTGCGGCTGGTGCAGGCGCTGAAAGCTGGCGGCGAGATCGTCGCCATGACCGGCGACGGCGTCAACGATTCACCGGCGCTCAAGGCGGCCAACATCGGCATCGCCATGGGCGGCAGGGGCACCGACGTCGCCCGCGAGGCGTCGGCGCTGGTTCTCCTTAATGATGACTTCGCCTCGATCGTGCGCGCCGTCAGGCTGGGCCGCCGCATCTTTGACAACATCCGCAAGGCCATGGCCTATATCTTCGCCGTGCATGTGCCCATCATCGGCCTTTCCCTGATCCCGGTGCTGATGAAGTGGCCGCTGGTGCTTTTCCCGGTGCACATCGTCTTCCTCGAGCTGATCATCGATCCGGCCTGCTCGGTGGTCTTCGAAGCCGAGCCTGAGGAAGCGGACGTGATGAATAGGCCGCCCCGGGATCCGCGGGAGCCGCTTTTCGGCTGGCGTACCATGTCACTGAGCGTGCTTCAAGGTCTCAGCGTACTCGTCATCGTGGTTGCCTTTTTTGCCATTTTCTATTACCGCGGCTACCCGGAAGACCAGGTGCGGACGATGACCTACACGGCCCTCATCATCGCCAACATGGGGCTGATTCTCACCAACCGCTCCTGGTCGCGCACGATCTTCTCCACCCTGCGTTCACCGAACCGGGCGCTCTGGTGGCTGCTGGGCAGCGTCACCGTCGTTCTCGGCCTGGTGCTGTACGTCCCATTCCTGCAAAATCTCTTCCTGTTCAGCAGGCTCGATGTCATGAATCTGTTATCTTGTCTAGCCGCCGGCTTGCTGAGCGTGGTGTGGTTCGAGGTGCTGAAGGTCTTCAGGGGGAAGGGAAGCTGAAGCAATGCGCTCTTTTTTTTCGTTGACGAGGCCAAACGGCAAAGGCCGCGACGAAGAAGCTAATCGCATAAATTACTTGAACACCGCTAAAGCTGAACAAACTAAAGATGAACAACACGGCAGTAATAGCAAATGCGACTAGCCGCAGGAGGAATGCCTTCCAGCCGTACCACACAATAGCACCGGCAAGAAGAAGTATTCCTGAAATAAGATTCATCGTTACAACCAGGACCTGACCAAATCCCACCCTATAGATTACTTCATGGGTAACGGGGTTCTCTTCGCGCCACTGATAGACCAAAAAGATCACAATACTTGTGACTGCAGTGCTGTAAAGAATGGCCATGATCCTGGCTAATTTGTTTGGAAACATGATGCTTCACCTCCTTAAATTCAAGATCGTTAGGATTTCCCATAAT belongs to Actinomycetota bacterium and includes:
- a CDS encoding cation-translocating P-type ATPase, with the protein product MRTQDITSDIASIQGISEQGAAERLAAEGYNELPSSTRRGILNIAFDVVREPMFILLIAAGVLYLLLGDLEEALLLLLFVFVIMGITLYQERKSEHALEALRDLSSPRARVIRDGVVKRIAGREVVREDTLVVEEGDRIPADAILSSCINLSVDESLLTGESIPVAKCAGEGETEMEIPGGDGRPFIYSGTLAVQGRGIARVISTGGSTEMGRIGKALEAVEPEETLLQKETRRLVRNLAIIGLSLCALVAVLYGATRGDWLGGLLAGITLAMATLPEEFPVVLTVFLALGAWRISRNHVLTRRTPAIETLGAATTLAVDKTGTLTLNQMSVSKLFAGGSFLDLKDGGDGDAEKSGTNESGPAQTDGVSVLPDEFHELIEYGILASQKDPFDPMEKAIRQMGEHKLARTEHLHDNWALVHSYHLSEKLLALSHVWQSREDEEYVIAAKGAPEAIADLCHFSAGQMRDMETQIGRMAEEGLRVLGVARARFRHTDLPEEQHDFEFEFMGLLGLSDPLRPMVPKAIQECYTAGVRVVMITGDYPGTARNIARQIGLHHDENIITGPELGSLDDDELARRVRDTNIFARVAPEQKLRLVQALKAGGEIVAMTGDGVNDSPALKAANIGIAMGGRGTDVAREASALVLLNDDFASIVRAVRLGRRIFDNIRKAMAYIFAVHVPIIGLSLIPVLMKWPLVLFPVHIVFLELIIDPACSVVFEAEPEEADVMNRPPRDPREPLFGWRTMSLSVLQGLSVLVIVVAFFAIFYYRGYPEDQVRTMTYTALIIANMGLILTNRSWSRTIFSTLRSPNRALWWLLGSVTVVLGLVLYVPFLQNLFLFSRLDVMNLLSCLAAGLLSVVWFEVLKVFRGKGS
- a CDS encoding B12-binding domain-containing radical SAM protein, which gives rise to MKILLVQPPQFGKPGFNKIAFVEPLGLEMVAGALLPSHEVRIQDMRVDDKLERAISDFRPDAVGISCSFTIDVYRTRRIAKTCRTSGVPFIFVGGLHASLNPPDFEDPAIDCIVVGEGESGGRELIAALEGGIDLHGVPGLVLNTEGGQVFTGQRERTKDLDELPFPARELVTGKGRGRYFFNFWKPLATLETARGCPHRCNFCSVWTFFHGRCTTKSPERVADELSNLREKYVLITDDNFLLSVKRASRIAEIIKERGIAKIYSFQARSDTIVKHPEIVSQWREIGLHHVFIGFESLNEEELKAVNKKNSVQTNEEALRIVHEHDISVTSAFIVNPDYGHKEFSRLREYIARHHISVPQFTVLTPLPGTNLFKEIENNILTKNCEMYDFLHSVLPTRLEPREFYKEFASLYGSAYINSGVLKRRAVPLMKGLATRRLSIGHLRRILHSAREFADGSNYLKPLRGKSAGHPGEAG